One window from the genome of Alistipes sp. ZOR0009 encodes:
- a CDS encoding DUF6051 family protein, with the protein MGYTGAFEKFKKYDLFVDRHIDLEESFLKIRTLNFQSNKVMDFKPPYHPSIIPTSSNEEAALADKEEINSNFTYPIFLPYGEKKYNRVIVLLHGLNERSWQKYMTWAAELAQSTQSAVILFPISYHMNRAPKQWGDPREMLPLLRDSKSQCEGLKNSSFANVALSERLKYEPLRFFSSGYQSADDLTMLIRLLNQGKIPFVRETPLIDFFAYSIGAFLSQILFIANPSGVISNSRLFMFGGGAFFNSMNGVSKLIMDEQAFTKIFRYYNDDFEKEAQRDTILGKFLQENSLAMAFRSMLNIDRLKDFRNDMLAMLKDQIYAIAPLKDSVIPPTGISSFFRSISSKNIEMVDFAYPYSHEQPFPINGKPALSAAVDGGFNHVFKRAANFLA; encoded by the coding sequence ATGGGATACACAGGTGCTTTCGAAAAATTCAAAAAATACGATCTGTTTGTTGATAGACATATCGACTTAGAGGAGTCTTTTTTGAAAATTCGCACCCTAAATTTTCAATCAAACAAAGTGATGGACTTTAAGCCTCCTTATCACCCATCAATTATTCCAACATCTTCAAATGAAGAAGCAGCATTAGCAGACAAGGAGGAAATAAACAGCAACTTTACCTATCCAATTTTTCTCCCATATGGAGAAAAAAAATACAATCGGGTAATTGTACTACTTCATGGACTTAATGAACGCAGCTGGCAAAAATATATGACTTGGGCAGCAGAATTGGCGCAATCTACCCAAAGTGCTGTAATCCTCTTCCCAATATCATACCACATGAATAGAGCTCCCAAACAGTGGGGTGATCCACGAGAAATGCTGCCACTCTTAAGAGATAGCAAAAGCCAATGCGAAGGCTTAAAGAATTCATCATTTGCTAATGTGGCACTAAGTGAAAGGTTAAAGTATGAACCCTTAAGATTTTTTAGTTCAGGATACCAAAGTGCCGATGACTTAACGATGCTAATTCGATTACTCAATCAAGGTAAAATACCTTTTGTAAGAGAAACTCCTCTAATCGACTTTTTTGCCTATTCGATAGGTGCATTTTTATCTCAGATTTTATTCATTGCCAATCCTAGTGGAGTAATATCCAACTCTCGCCTTTTCATGTTTGGAGGAGGTGCCTTTTTTAACTCGATGAACGGCGTATCTAAATTGATAATGGATGAACAAGCATTCACAAAAATATTCAGATACTACAACGATGATTTCGAAAAGGAGGCGCAGAGAGACACCATTTTAGGGAAATTCCTGCAAGAAAACTCGCTAGCCATGGCCTTCAGGTCAATGCTGAACATTGATCGTCTCAAAGATTTTAGAAACGATATGCTAGCAATGCTTAAAGATCAAATATATGCGATTGCTCCGTTAAAAGATTCTGTAATACCACCAACTGGTATCTCATCCTTTTTTAGAAGCATTAGTAGTAAAAATATTGAGATGGTGGATTTTGCATATCCCTACTCGCACGAACAACCGTTTCCAATTAATGGGAAACCAGCACTGAGTGCAGCAGTTGATGGAGGCTTCAATCATGTCTTCAAACGGGCTGCAAACTTTCTGGCATAA
- a CDS encoding pseudouridine synthase produces MENDFFNENPEQSTRRSFDNESGESSGRPERPKRTISDPNRGEFIRGGDFSGNSERSNNRDDRGGYNRERNFNRDDRGGFNRERSFNRDDRGGDRGGFNRERSFNRDDRGGDRGGFNRERNFNRDDRGGDRGGFNRERSFNRDERGGDRGGFNRDDRGSDRGGFNRERSFNRDDRGGDRGGFNRERSFNRDDRGGDRGGFNRERSFNRDDRGGDRGGFNRERSFNRDDRGGDRGNFYSPFDKRKSFGSRDDRNDGSRTLRPRKNRGDEMRPKVGAGLGPKPQYVEEPFDPEQEIRLNKYVANSGVCSRREADNHILAGEITVNGEIITTLGTKIKMGDEVRFNGEVIKGEKKVYLLLNKPKGYVTSVDDPHAEKTVMELIKGACSERVYPVGRLDKSTTGVLLLTNDGELTKMLTHPTYSKKKIYHVFLDKRITEDDMERIATGIDLDDGVSYADAISYVDGSDKSQVGVEIHSGKNRIIRRMFDAIGYKVIKLDRVYFAGLTKKSVPRGKWRFLTQREVGMLKMGSYE; encoded by the coding sequence ATGGAAAACGATTTTTTCAACGAAAATCCCGAACAGTCTACGCGAAGAAGCTTCGACAACGAATCGGGTGAGTCTTCAGGACGACCAGAAAGACCCAAAAGAACCATATCCGACCCCAATAGAGGGGAGTTTATAAGGGGCGGTGATTTTAGCGGCAACAGCGAGAGGAGTAACAACCGCGACGATCGAGGTGGTTATAATCGCGAGCGCAACTTTAACAGAGATGATCGTGGTGGCTTTAACCGCGAGCGTAGCTTTAACCGTGACGATAGAGGCGGAGACCGAGGTGGTTTTAACCGCGAGCGCAGCTTCAACCGCGACGATCGAGGTGGAGACAGAGGTGGCTTCAACCGCGAGCGTAACTTTAACCGTGACGACAGAGGCGGAGATCGTGGTGGCTTTAACCGTGAGCGCAGCTTCAATCGAGACGAAAGAGGTGGAGATAGAGGAGGTTTTAACCGTGATGATAGAGGCAGCGACCGTGGCGGTTTTAACCGTGAGCGCAGTTTTAATCGTGACGATAGAGGTGGAGATCGTGGCGGTTTCAACCGTGAGCGCAGCTTTAATCGTGACGATAGAGGCGGAGACCGAGGTGGTTTTAACCGTGAACGCAGCTTCAACCGTGACGATAGAGGAGGCGATCGTGGAGGTTTCAATCGCGAGCGCAGCTTCAATCGTGATGATAGAGGTGGAGATAGAGGAAATTTTTACTCTCCTTTCGATAAGAGAAAGAGTTTTGGGAGTCGTGATGATCGTAATGATGGAAGCAGAACACTTCGTCCTCGAAAAAATAGAGGAGATGAAATGCGACCTAAAGTTGGTGCGGGCTTAGGTCCAAAACCTCAATATGTGGAGGAACCTTTCGATCCAGAACAAGAAATTCGCTTAAATAAATATGTAGCAAACTCTGGCGTTTGCTCACGTCGTGAAGCTGACAACCATATCCTCGCGGGAGAAATTACCGTGAATGGAGAGATCATAACCACTCTTGGTACTAAAATTAAGATGGGGGATGAGGTTCGCTTTAACGGAGAAGTAATTAAAGGGGAGAAGAAGGTTTACCTGTTGCTGAACAAGCCTAAGGGCTATGTTACCTCTGTAGATGATCCTCATGCCGAAAAAACGGTAATGGAGCTTATCAAGGGGGCTTGTAGCGAGCGCGTATATCCAGTAGGACGTTTAGACAAGTCGACTACAGGAGTTCTTTTACTTACTAATGATGGTGAGTTGACTAAAATGTTAACCCATCCAACCTATAGCAAAAAGAAAATTTACCATGTTTTCCTAGATAAGAGGATTACAGAAGATGATATGGAAAGAATTGCGACGGGTATCGACCTAGATGATGGTGTATCTTATGCAGATGCAATAAGCTATGTTGACGGTAGCGATAAATCTCAAGTCGGTGTTGAAATCCATTCCGGTAAAAATAGAATCATTCGACGCATGTTTGATGCGATTGGCTATAAGGTGATTAAACTTGATAGAGTTTATTTTGCTGGGTTAACCAAAAAGAGTGTTCCTCGTGGTAAGTGGCGTTTCCTAACCCAACGTGAGGTTGGTATGCTTAAGATGGGATCTTACGAATAG